In a single window of the Mesorhizobium shangrilense genome:
- a CDS encoding CDP-alcohol phosphatidyltransferase family protein — MVTLYDVKPAFQACLRPLTGRLAAAGVTANQVTVLAAVLSVGAGALMAALPGNRLVFLALPAVLLVRMALNAIDGMLAREFGQASKLGMYLNELADVVSDLALILPFALVAPFTPAGVIAFAVAAVVVEFAGVLGIPAGIGRSYAGPLGKSDRALALGVIAVLVASGFALPAWLAWLFPLLTLASFVTIVNRVRAGLAKG; from the coding sequence ATGGTCACACTTTACGACGTGAAGCCGGCTTTCCAGGCATGCCTCCGGCCGCTGACGGGCCGGCTCGCAGCGGCCGGCGTCACCGCGAACCAGGTCACCGTGCTGGCGGCCGTCCTGTCCGTCGGTGCGGGCGCACTCATGGCGGCTCTGCCGGGCAACCGGCTCGTTTTCCTGGCGCTACCGGCAGTGCTGCTGGTACGCATGGCGCTGAACGCCATCGACGGCATGCTGGCCCGCGAGTTCGGCCAGGCCTCGAAGCTTGGCATGTATTTGAACGAACTGGCCGACGTCGTGTCGGACCTCGCCCTCATCCTGCCCTTCGCGCTGGTTGCGCCGTTTACGCCGGCGGGCGTAATCGCCTTCGCGGTCGCGGCTGTCGTCGTCGAGTTCGCGGGCGTACTGGGGATTCCGGCCGGTATCGGACGCAGCTATGCGGGGCCGCTCGGCAAGAGCGACCGCGCGCTGGCGCTCGGCGTGATCGCCGTGCTCGTCGCCTCCGGCTTCGCGCTGCCAGCCTGGCTGGCGTGGCTGTTTCCGCTACTGACGCTCGCCTCATTCGTCACCATCGTCAATCGCGTGCGCGCGGGCCTGGCGAAGGGCTAG
- a CDS encoding DUF1284 domain-containing protein, whose product MTVRLRAHHLLCLLTYAGKGYSPAFTANYDAIAGRISQGEGILVVDGPDDICAPLLGDADPHCWRDSVTVRDRLAARDVAELLARPVRAGSRVELDQGLLRKMRDAFAAGRTRAACLGCEWSELCNSIAAGGYGGTAIPGAP is encoded by the coding sequence ATGACCGTCAGGCTTCGCGCCCACCACCTCCTTTGCCTGCTGACCTATGCAGGCAAAGGCTACAGTCCTGCGTTCACGGCCAACTATGACGCGATCGCAGGACGGATCTCGCAGGGCGAAGGCATTCTCGTCGTCGACGGGCCGGACGACATCTGCGCGCCGCTGCTCGGCGATGCCGACCCGCACTGCTGGCGCGACAGCGTCACGGTACGGGACAGGCTGGCCGCACGCGATGTGGCGGAGCTGCTGGCCCGTCCGGTCCGGGCCGGCTCACGCGTCGAGCTCGACCAGGGACTGTTGCGAAAGATGCGCGACGCGTTCGCTGCCGGCCGCACCCGTGCGGCGTGTCTCGGCTGCGAATGGAGCGAGCTCTGCAACTCGATCGCGGCCGGCGGCTACGGCGGGACGGCGATCCCCGGCGCGCCGTAG
- a CDS encoding GntR family transcriptional regulator: MSETKDETIAARISRTLADRIVSGAIEAGAKLRQDHIAAEFGASHVPVREAFRRLEAQGLVVSEPRRGVRVAGFSLDEVREVAEMRAALEVLALRNAAPHLTKAILDRAEEINRAGDRAADVQSWEDANRAFHKIILTPCGMPRLLKAIDDLHTASARFLFSGWRAEWDAPTDRDHRAVLAALRAGEIEMAASVLARHVQWTGQKSQRTGLPARSARR, encoded by the coding sequence ATGAGCGAGACCAAAGACGAAACCATTGCCGCCCGCATCAGCCGGACGCTGGCTGACCGCATCGTATCGGGTGCGATCGAGGCCGGCGCGAAGCTGCGCCAGGACCACATCGCCGCGGAGTTCGGCGCCAGCCATGTGCCGGTGCGCGAGGCGTTCCGGCGCCTGGAGGCGCAGGGACTGGTGGTCAGCGAGCCGCGCCGCGGCGTCCGCGTCGCCGGCTTCAGCCTCGACGAGGTGCGCGAAGTGGCCGAGATGCGCGCCGCACTCGAAGTGCTGGCGCTGCGCAACGCCGCCCCGCATCTCACCAAGGCCATCCTCGACCGCGCCGAAGAGATCAACCGGGCCGGCGACCGGGCCGCGGACGTCCAGTCATGGGAGGATGCCAACCGGGCATTCCACAAGATCATCCTCACGCCGTGCGGGATGCCGCGCCTGCTGAAGGCGATCGACGACCTGCACACGGCGAGCGCGCGCTTCCTGTTTTCGGGCTGGCGCGCCGAATGGGATGCGCCGACGGACCGCGACCATCGCGCCGTCCTGGCGGCGCTCCGGGCCGGCGAGATCGAAATGGCGGCCTCGGTGCTGGCGCGACATGTCCAGTGGACGGGCCAGAAGAGCCAACGGACAGGCCTCCCTGCCAGGAGCGCACGTCGCTGA
- a CDS encoding DUF429 domain-containing protein, which produces MTTPADRISAGVDGCKGGWIAVIARPHAPLEVCVFAAFSDLLDALPGDAIVAVDMPIGLPDFTRHGGRGPEALVRRLLGERQSSVFSIPSRAAVYADESAFVSIEAWYDAHRRASEVARRTSDPPRGVSIQAFGIFSKIREIDRLLRDRPDLRTRVFESHPEVAFWLLNGGRAMSLPKKIKNRVNPAGMEERRALLAECGVPPDFLALRPPRGADADDFLDATAMHLVARRIAEGAARSFPSPPSTDGHGMPVAIWC; this is translated from the coding sequence ATGACAACGCCGGCCGACCGAATCTCGGCCGGCGTGGACGGCTGCAAGGGCGGCTGGATCGCCGTGATCGCCCGGCCGCACGCCCCGCTCGAGGTTTGCGTCTTCGCGGCCTTCTCCGATCTGCTCGATGCGCTGCCCGGGGATGCGATCGTCGCCGTGGACATGCCGATCGGCCTCCCCGATTTCACACGTCACGGCGGACGCGGACCCGAGGCGCTGGTGCGCCGGCTGCTCGGCGAACGCCAGTCGAGCGTATTCTCGATCCCCTCGCGCGCGGCGGTCTATGCCGACGAGAGCGCCTTCGTGTCGATCGAGGCCTGGTATGATGCGCACCGCCGGGCAAGCGAAGTCGCGCGCCGCACATCAGACCCGCCGCGCGGCGTCTCCATCCAGGCTTTCGGCATTTTCTCGAAAATCCGCGAGATCGACCGCCTGTTGCGGGATCGTCCGGACCTCCGGACACGCGTGTTCGAGTCGCATCCCGAGGTGGCGTTCTGGCTGCTCAACGGCGGCCGGGCGATGAGCCTGCCCAAGAAGATCAAGAACCGGGTGAACCCGGCCGGCATGGAAGAGCGCAGGGCGCTGCTCGCCGAATGCGGCGTGCCGCCCGATTTCCTGGCACTTCGACCGCCGCGCGGCGCCGACGCCGACGATTTCCTCGACGCGACCGCCATGCACCTGGTGGCGCGGCGCATAGCGGAGGGTGCGGCGCGCTCCTTTCCGAGCCCGCCCAGCACAGACGGGCACGGAATGCCGGTCGCCATCTGGTGCTAG
- a CDS encoding biotin transporter BioY produces MPTNSATAAIKPLATPFDLQSRPLSWKIAAVVFGTLLLTVSSYIEVPMVPVPVTMQTFAVALVGALYGWRLGALTVMAWLGQAMLGMPVLSGGAGGAQHFMGPTAGYLFAFPLAAALCGWLAERGWNGNRPIRAFTGMLLSNAVCLLFGAAWLALMIGLEQAIALGVTPFLVGAVLKSALGAAVLKLMARGRMRPAG; encoded by the coding sequence ATGCCGACCAATTCCGCCACCGCGGCGATCAAGCCTCTCGCCACTCCCTTCGACCTGCAGAGCCGACCGCTGTCGTGGAAAATTGCCGCCGTCGTCTTTGGTACGCTGTTGCTGACCGTGTCCTCCTACATCGAGGTTCCCATGGTCCCGGTGCCGGTGACCATGCAGACCTTCGCCGTCGCCCTCGTCGGTGCGCTATATGGCTGGCGGCTCGGCGCGCTCACCGTCATGGCCTGGCTTGGTCAGGCTATGCTCGGCATGCCGGTACTCTCGGGCGGGGCCGGCGGCGCGCAGCATTTCATGGGACCGACCGCCGGCTATCTGTTCGCCTTCCCCCTCGCGGCGGCCCTTTGCGGCTGGCTGGCCGAACGCGGATGGAACGGCAACCGGCCGATTCGGGCCTTCACCGGCATGCTCCTCAGCAACGCCGTCTGCCTCCTGTTCGGTGCAGCATGGCTGGCGCTGATGATTGGGCTGGAACAGGCGATCGCGCTGGGCGTGACGCCGTTCCTCGTCGGCGCGGTCCTGAAGTCCGCCCTTGGCGCGGCGGTGCTCAAGCTCATGGCGCGTGGCCGGATGCGCCCCGCCGGATGA
- the pdxY gene encoding pyridoxal kinase PdxY, which produces MSSPQADAPRAVIVVSSHVVRGSVGNRAAVFALETLGFPVWAVPTVTLPWHPGHGRATRIVPPDDQFTALMKDLERAPWLGEVAGVLSGYLGSAAQAEAVASLVQAIKAKNPGATYVCDPVIGDNGGLYVPEALATAMRDRLLPIADIATPNRYELEWLCGVKLDDIRAVMAAALDAGPPTMLVTSSPAMMAGGTGNLLLTPNEALLAEHRIIERPPNGLGDLTGAVFLARLLSGQRAAKALQTTTASVFEILARTAKRGADELTLETDAASLSHPMAMVQLRHLTHPGRDRRA; this is translated from the coding sequence ATGAGCAGTCCGCAAGCCGACGCCCCGCGCGCCGTCATCGTCGTGTCCAGCCATGTCGTGCGCGGCTCGGTCGGCAACCGCGCCGCCGTCTTCGCATTGGAGACGCTGGGCTTTCCGGTTTGGGCGGTGCCCACCGTCACCCTGCCCTGGCATCCCGGCCATGGCCGCGCGACACGCATCGTGCCGCCTGACGACCAGTTTACGGCCTTGATGAAGGACCTCGAGCGCGCACCGTGGCTGGGCGAGGTCGCGGGCGTGCTGTCGGGCTATCTTGGCAGCGCCGCGCAGGCAGAGGCGGTCGCTTCGCTGGTCCAGGCGATCAAGGCGAAGAACCCTGGCGCGACCTACGTGTGCGACCCGGTGATAGGGGACAACGGCGGCCTCTACGTGCCGGAGGCCCTGGCGACGGCGATGCGCGACAGGCTGCTGCCCATCGCCGACATCGCGACCCCCAACCGCTACGAGCTGGAATGGCTGTGCGGCGTCAAGCTCGACGACATCCGCGCCGTGATGGCGGCCGCACTCGATGCAGGCCCGCCCACCATGCTCGTCACGTCCTCGCCGGCGATGATGGCGGGCGGCACGGGCAACCTCTTGCTGACGCCGAACGAGGCGCTGCTCGCTGAACACCGCATCATCGAGCGCCCGCCGAACGGCCTCGGCGACCTGACCGGCGCGGTGTTCCTGGCGCGGCTTCTTTCCGGCCAGCGCGCCGCAAAGGCGCTGCAGACGACGACGGCCTCCGTCTTCGAGATCCTGGCGCGCACCGCCAAGCGCGGCGCCGACGAGCTCACGCTGGAGACCGACGCCGCCAGCCTTTCGCATCCTATGGCGATGGTGCAATTGAGGCATCTCACGCATCCGGGGCGCGACCGGCGCGCATGA
- a CDS encoding LemA family protein yields MISPRTTAASSFRLMPAFLVVAVIVPLLSACGFNTIPTAEENAKAAWSEVLNQYQRRADLIPNLVETVKGYAAHEKQVLESVVEARAKATQVTVSPETLSDPNAFKQFQDSQAGLTSALSRLLAVVENYPDLKANQNFLALQAQLEGTENRIAVARRDYIQAVKDYNLTLRTFPSLLWAKLWFTDNEPFQNFTVAEDKIQAPNVNFGTGQGGSSATTGSGSGG; encoded by the coding sequence ATGATCTCTCCACGCACTACGGCCGCTTCCTCGTTCCGTCTCATGCCGGCCTTCCTCGTTGTCGCGGTGATCGTGCCGCTGCTCTCGGCGTGCGGCTTCAACACCATCCCGACAGCGGAAGAGAACGCCAAGGCGGCCTGGAGCGAAGTGCTCAACCAGTATCAGCGCCGCGCCGACCTCATCCCCAATCTGGTGGAAACGGTCAAAGGATACGCCGCGCACGAGAAGCAGGTTCTGGAGAGCGTGGTCGAGGCGCGCGCCAAGGCGACCCAGGTGACGGTGTCGCCGGAAACGCTGAGCGATCCCAACGCCTTCAAGCAGTTCCAGGACAGCCAGGCCGGCCTGACCAGCGCCCTGTCGCGGCTGCTGGCGGTGGTCGAAAACTATCCCGACCTCAAGGCCAACCAGAATTTCCTCGCGTTGCAGGCGCAGCTGGAGGGCACGGAGAACCGCATCGCAGTCGCCCGCCGCGACTACATCCAGGCGGTGAAGGACTACAACCTGACGCTCCGCACCTTCCCGTCGCTCCTGTGGGCGAAGCTCTGGTTCACCGACAACGAGCCGTTCCAGAATTTTACCGTCGCCGAGGACAAGATCCAGGCGCCGAACGTGAATTTTGGAACTGGTCAAGGCGGCTCCAGCGCTACGACCGGCAGCGGCTCCGGCGGGTAG
- a CDS encoding TPM domain-containing protein, with the protein MRKSAACVFAFVLFLLVFPLSAFATELPALTGRVVDDAGMIDPATEAALASRLEAFERKTSIQVVVATVDSLDGEAIEPYANRLFRAWGLGQAGDDNGALLLVAKSDRKMRIEVGYGLEGTLTDLHSKLIIENTMVPAFRQGDFAGGISRAADQIVMVLEGNAGELTPPDYQYEEPGSDIDPVVVIFFIIWGTLFVGGFAMAILPPIFGKKIGPNRYRWLGMDITVGGGGSSSGGGWSSGSSSGGWSSGSSGGGFSGGGGSSGGGGASGSW; encoded by the coding sequence ATGCGCAAGAGCGCTGCGTGCGTTTTTGCATTTGTGCTTTTCCTGCTTGTTTTCCCTCTCTCAGCCTTCGCCACCGAACTGCCCGCGCTGACCGGGCGGGTCGTCGACGACGCCGGCATGATCGATCCCGCCACCGAGGCGGCGCTGGCGTCGAGGCTGGAGGCCTTCGAGAGGAAGACGTCGATCCAGGTCGTCGTGGCGACGGTCGACAGCCTCGACGGCGAAGCCATCGAACCCTATGCCAACCGTCTCTTCCGCGCCTGGGGCTTGGGGCAGGCAGGCGACGACAATGGCGCGCTGCTGCTGGTCGCCAAGAGCGACCGCAAGATGCGCATCGAGGTCGGCTATGGCCTCGAAGGAACGCTGACCGACCTGCATTCCAAGCTGATCATCGAGAACACGATGGTTCCGGCGTTCCGGCAGGGCGATTTTGCGGGCGGCATCTCCAGGGCCGCTGACCAGATCGTCATGGTCCTGGAGGGCAATGCCGGGGAGCTGACGCCGCCCGACTATCAGTACGAGGAGCCGGGCAGCGACATCGATCCGGTGGTGGTCATCTTCTTCATCATATGGGGCACGCTGTTTGTCGGCGGCTTCGCCATGGCCATCCTGCCGCCGATCTTCGGAAAGAAGATCGGGCCGAACCGCTATCGCTGGCTGGGCATGGACATCACAGTCGGGGGCGGCGGCTCTTCCTCGGGCGGGGGCTGGTCGTCGGGGTCGTCCTCGGGCGGCTGGTCGTCGGGCAGTAGCGGCGGCGGCTTCTCCGGAGGCGGAGGATCATCTGGGGGCGGCGGCGCCTCGGGGAGCTGGTGA